GCTACTGCATCAGAATCGATACATCTCTGATCATCGCAGGTTTGCAATAAGTATTGGGCATTAAGCTTTTTGAATAAAGGCACCACTAATTCAATGCGCTCTTCTTTTGGCGCAATGGGATTTCCAATAGGTTCAAACCCAGAGTGCCCATCAGCATTTTCAAATAACTGATAATAAGTTGCCCCAGAAACATCGCTCCAGCGAAAGATTAGCGTTTTAGGTTTCTCATAATGGACCGCCATCGTAGCAGCTGTAAGCTCGCCACTTGTGTCTGGATCATCTCCCCCGCTCGAAGATCCATTACAACCTGAAAGATATACACTGAACATCAAGATTGCTAGATTAATATTAAATTTCACTATATGCTTTCCTTATAGGTCATCGTATCATTTTTCAAAACTCTCATATCCTTAGCCCTTAATTAGATATGACTTTTATTGTCAACACGAAAATACAGACTATTCTCGTATCGCCTTAGCACTAAAATATTTCCAACAAGAACCACTGCAAGAAGTAAAATTAGAATGAACTTCGAATATATTCGTAAATAAACATCCCCTTTTATAGACTTAGGTTTGATTCTCTTTTAGAGCCTTGACAGGATTAAGGGCTCAGACTGCTTTATTAATTTGCCAATTAAGACTTAGAAATTCATTCTTGAATTCACAATAACTAATTAACCAGCATGAAAAAACATAAAACATAAAAATCAAACACTCAGACGAGCAGACATTATTATGTATATTTTATTTATTCAGCAGCCGGCAGTAATAACTACTAAACAAAGTGTAAAACACTTATCAACGTCTATACTATTTACCTTTTATTATTGGGTTTGCGCCAATCATCCTGCACATCAAATAGAGCAAACGACCAATACGAAACCAATACGAAACCAATACGAAACCAATACGAAACCAATAGTAATATCTATAAATATAATTTGTTAATTTAATCTATAAACTATCATTCTTCACATTACAACCGAGACTTTATAAGGCACTCATAATGAAACAGCCATCTAAATACACTGATACTTTTAAGCAGCCTACAAGATTCAACTGACAGAGTGAACTTTTTTAAAAAATATATTTTTACCCTCCGAATTAGAACAACAGGTCCAACTAAAAGTCTTTAATGGCTAGACATCTGTCCGAACTTGAGGGTACGTTCTTATAAAGAAATGTGACTCAAAATTTCTTAGCCAACAAAAATACGGATAATTTTTTAGCAGCTTGAAACCAGATATCTCACATGTTTACACAAAATAAATCGATGAATAGATGGCAGCTTAAAAATTTTCGTGCGTCAAAAATAAGAAATGTGGACTTCTAGTCATTCAGATAATAGAGTATTATTTTATCGTATCTCATACCTTTTATGCATGAAAACAGCTTAAAAAGATGTAGTGATAATTTCTTGCAACAAAAATTTGTAAGTATTCCAATATTTATTTGGAGCTCAAGATATTAGATACTCAACAACTCTTCCAGCTCGCCCTGCATATAATTTTCGAGTCCACGGCCTCACCTTGGATTTACTAACTCCCATGACCTCACAATATTCATTCATTATATATTTTGATTGACTATCGGTTACACAACCTTCTACTGGTACTCAGAAAGAGAAAATACCTCTTTCACAATTGGATTATTATTGATCTTGTTGAGAGTGATGCTACCAGTAGCCAAATTTAATATGACGATTCCTTTTACAACATCTAGGGAACCTCTGAATAATTCTGAGTCAATTTGGTAATATTCACCTACCCATCAAGACTACGATGAATCATGCACCAAGTCACCTTTGCCGAAGCAGAATATAAGCTAAAGCGCCGTATAACTCGCCGAGAGAAGTTTCTTTCTCAAATGGAAACCCTCATCCCATGGCAGCGACTAGAAGCTCAGATCACTCCTTGTTACCCACAAGGCAAACGTGGCCGACAGCCATATCCATTGAGTGTCATGCTTCGTATTCATTGCATGCAGCTATTTTACAATCTCAGTGATCCCGCTATGGAAGATGCACTGTATGAAATTGAATCCATGCGTAGTTTTGCTGGATTGACTTTGAGTAACCCAATTCCCGATGAAACAACGATTCTTAACTTTCGCCACTTACTGGAGCTCAATCAGCTAGGTGCAGCTCTTTTTGATGAAATCAACAAACATCTTGCTGAGAATGGCATGGTACTGCGTGAAGGCACGATTGTAGATGCCACTATTATCTCTGCGCCAACTTCAACTAAGAATGAAAAGAAAGAACGTGATCCGGAAATGCATCAAACAAAGAAAGGCAATCAGTGGAATTTTGGGATGAAAATGCATATCGGGGTTGATGATGTGCTTGGAGTAATACATAGCATAGACACAACAGCAGCGAATTCGCATGATGTCACAACAACAGAGCGAGTTCTCCACGGGGAGGAGAAAAGAATCTGGGGAGACTCTGGGTACATTGGTGCGGAGAAACGTGAAGAGTTGAAAGAGCGGGAGGCGGATTGGTATATAGCAATGAAGCCGAGCAAGCTAAAAACTCTTCCAGGGCGTGATGCACTTCGTAAAGCGGAAAAGATCAAGGCGCAGATAAGAGCGAAGGTTGAGCACCCCTTCCGCTACATCAAACGGGTATTTGGTTATGACAAGGTCCGCTATCGGGGACTGCTAAAGAATACTGAGAGGCTGTGCTTACTGGCAGGCTTTACCAACTTATTAATAGGGAGAAAATACTTGGCTGCCTAGGGGTGGTTCGCCTGAAACCCGCCTATTGAGGGTTTCAGATGAAAAATTAGGGGACTATTACGCGAAAATTACACATTTGTGCGTAATAAAGTGAATTTTTCAAGCAGCTCAGCTTAATTCTAGAAAAATGCTTCGTTGATCAGAGGGTCCCTAGATAAATCACAGTCCTATTAAGGTATGATTTAAGATTAACCTTTGGAGTCACCCCTATTACTAATTGAATTTGGTAAAACCAAATCCACTGGTTTTCTTGAGTTGACATAATCACGGAATTCGGGGGCTACATATTCAGAGCGCAACTCCCATATCCTTTTAAAAGGTTCCATTGATAAGTATGCTGTATATTGACGAGTCATTGAGTCCCAAATAGTAAAATCGAGTCTGTTTGCCTTGTATTGGAAATAAGCTTCTTCCCAGATCTTAAAAAAACGATATACAAAACCAATGATCCTTAAAGTATCGGCACTCGACAAAGAATCAAAATCCTTCATCGCCTTCGCAAATATGTCTGCCATTGGTCCGTCACATATTGCTGCCACAGCTTCTCGATGAGCAATGGATATTTCATGCATAGAAGCGATCTTCGATTCTTTATTCTGAACTCTTATTAAAGCGGCAAGATAGACTAAAGATGCGACAACCGCAAAGGCACCAACAAGCTCACCAACGGCACTTAATGTATCCCATACCATAATCCGGCTCTACTCCTTCGAACAAGACGGTAATTTACATAGCTTTTAGTGCCAACTCTTATATTTTACAGATTTACCAACAGATAACGTTCTATTACCAAAATTATATAATCACCTACCCTGTAACGTTCATTTCCTATTTCTAGGCATCTGGAAGACTGACGACCTAAGAAAACAAGAAGAAGGTTAACGTATCCACAACTCTAATATTATTGTCATCTAATAGATATCACCAAGCAGAAACAAATACTTGCACGCCTGAATACCCTATATACAATCAGCCAACGACATAACCTTTAGATAAAAGCAAAAACAATTCCTCTGCCATTAAATTTCAGAAATTTTAAATTAGTAAGTAAATGCACCCGCCAAGATTAAACCGAGAAGGAAGAGATGACGTATATCAACCTAAAGAAAATCGCGGCCACATGTGTTAAACATATTTCTATGCCAACAGAAAACAGGAGAGGAGGGTGAAAGATGAGTTATGAGCGAAATGAAAAAGGCATTTCGCTCAGTTATAGCTACCTAACCGAGAATTTTCTTAACGTGTCTTCTGATTTTTCTGTGTACATTTCTATCATTAGCGATAGAGTTCAGAAATTCCTTGTACTCACTTTTATTAACCGTACCTAGTGCTTTGCAGTACCAAGCGAGTGTATCGATATGCAGTTTATCTACAGGCTGTCGAACATCCTTCTCTACCGCCTGGTAAAACCACTCCTGAATTGCAACTTCAGCAGTTCCGTCACGGACAACTTCCTCAGCGGCAAATCTTTGCATAATCATATCGTTACTATTGAGCAAATTTAATAACCGTGTAGTATGCAAGCTATTAGTGGCTACATGGCCTTCCATATTCTGCATCAATGCATTGCGCTTTTGATAAAAACTAAACTTGGTCAGCACATGCTTCGCTCGATTTCTAATCGCACGATTACCACTTTCACGCATTATCTTATTGATAGTGGGGGAATATTTTGTATTCCCAGATGACGAAAGTGTACGTAACAAATTAACGATTTCACTAATCACTTGTTCATCACGTTGAGCAACTGTCATATTCGCCTGGTGTTTTTCCAGGAGAAGCTGTTCAGCCACATCAAATAAACGTTCATCACTTAATCCAGATCCTGTAATACGATTAGCAGCTTTGGTTAAAGCTAAGTTATCTTCACCTTTTAATTCAGCTATAAAGTTATCTACTTCCTGATTTAGCAAAGACTGAATGTCTTTGGCCAATCCGGTTAAAGGAGAAACTAAAAAAACAAATAAGATAAATAAATGGCTTAATTTCACAAAACACCTTCCATAGAGCTTTAAATTGTTGCCCTAGTAAACTAAGGCAACCTAAGAAAAATAGATCTGAGATTAATTAGAATTTAACCTACTTCAGCCAGATTCCCTTTACTTTCCAGCCACTGCTTGCGGTCTCCAGCACGCTTTTTAGCCAGGAGCATATCTAGTAGTTGATTACTGTCATCTCCTGAATCTATGTAAAGCTGTACGAGACGTCGGGTATTGGGGTCCATCGTAGTCTCACGCAATTGCATAGGATTCATTTCTCCCAATCCCTTAAATCGGGTTACCTGAATCTTGCCCTTTTTCTTTTCTGCACTGATACGATCGAGGATGCCCTGTTTCTCAGATTCATCCAACGCATAATAAACGTCTTTACCGATATCAATTCGGAACAGTGGGGGCATGGCCACATAGACATGGCCGTTAGTGACCAACGGTCGGAAATGACGTAAGAAAAGCGCGCATAACAACGTGGCAATGTGCAGACCGTCCGAGTCGGCATCGGCGAGGATACAGATCTTGTTGTAACGCAAACCTTCCAGGTTATCGCTGCCCGGGTCCACACCGAGGGCTACAGCGATATCATGCACCTCCTGGCTAGCGAGAATTTCCCCTGAGTCAACTTCCCAGGTATTCAGGATTTTACCGCGCAGAGGCATGATAGCTTGGAACTCCCGGTCTCGCGCCTGCTTGGCAGAGCCACCGGCTGAATCTCCCTCTACCAGGAAGAGTTCAGAGCGCGTGGTATCGCCACTGGAGCAGTCTGCCAGTTTGCCAGGTAAGGCCGGTCCCTGAGTAACTTTTTTACGTGCAACTTTTTTCGCGGAGCGCATGCGCTTCTGTGCATTGCCAATACACAGTTCCGCCAGTTTATCGCCCTCTTCCGTATGCTGGTTCAGCCACAAGCTGAATGCATCTTTGGCGACACCGGAAATAAATGCGGTCGCTTCACGAGAGGAAAGTCTTTCTTTTGTCTGGCCAGAGAATTGAGGGTCAGCCAGCTTGGCAGAGAGAACGTAAGAACACTGGCTCCAAATATCTTCTGGTCCCAATTTAATTCCGCGCGGTAGCAGATTGCGAATTTCACAGTATTCGCGCATTGCTTCCAGCAGGCCAGCCCGCAAACCGTTGACATGGGTACCGCCCTGAGCGGTGGGAATCAAGTTTACGTAGGACTCAGCGGTGACCTCTCCGCCCTCTGGCAACCATTGAACCGCCCAGTCTGCCGCCTCAGTAGTAGCTGCAAAACTGCCTACAAATGGCTCTGCTGGCAGTACTTCCCAACCCTGATTTGCAGCGGCCAAATAGTCCTTGAGGCCATCTTCGTAATACCACTCATCGGACTCGCCATCCTGCTCATTGATAAACGTAACCGTGAGACCCGGGCAGAGCACCGCCTTGGCACGCAGAAGGTGTCTTAGGCGCACCACTGAAAATTTGGCGGAATCAAAATATTGGGGATCTGGTAAGAAGCGAACACTGGTGCCTGTTGTGCGCTTGCCGCACTCACCTACTACTTCCAGATCTGAGGCCTTTTCACCATCCTTAAAGCCAATGCGATGAACCTTGCCATCTCGCTGGATAGTAACCTCCAGAACTTTTGAGAGGGCGTTAACCACCGAAACACCGACGCCGTGAAGGCCACCGGAGAATTGGTAATTATCATTGGAAAACTTACCGCCGGCGTGCAAAGTGGAGAGGATAACCTCTACACCAGGCCGTCCCTGCTCAGGGTGAATATCGACAGGCATACCGCGGCCGTTGTCGCTGACAGAAAGCGAGTGGTCCTTGTGTAACACCACTTCAATTTTCTTGGCATGTCCGGCCAGGGCTTCGTCGACACTGTTGTCGATTACCTCCTGAGCCAGGTGATTTGGGCGTGCGGTATCGGTATACATCCCGGGGCGCTTACGCACCGGATCTAGTCCCGTGAGTACCTCAATATCTTCGGCGGAATAATTAGCCATAATTCTTATTGATTACTGCTCGTTAAATAGAAATTCGGTGATAGGGTCGCAATAGCGTGCGAACTCCTGAAAACTATGATCGCCACCGTCTTCAATGGTCTGGCGTTGCCCTTGGTAGAAATCCTGCGCATCGCGATAATCCAGAACTTCATCCCCGCGCTGGGCGAGTAACCAGTAGCGACTCTGTAACGGCTTCTCCAATTCAGCCTGTACCCGCTGCATGGCATCTACATCAACCTGGGTAAGACGGAATTCCTCTTCTTCACCGCTATAGGGTTTTAAAACCTTCCCCACATAGGCTGGAATAAAGCGCGCGGGGCGCACTGCGGGATTTATCAGTACAGCGGGCAATCGGAAGCGCTCACCAAGGTAAGTGCACCAAAATCCCCCCATAGAACTCCCTACCAGTCCAATGGGCCCCCTATCGGACTGCCGAAGGAGATCCTCCACAAGAGCCACCAAAGATTTCTGCGCCTCCTCTGTATAGGGAGGAATCTGCGGTGCACAGAAGGTAACATGCGGGTATTGGGCCTGGAGCCGTTCTCGCATCAACTGGCATTTGAAGGACTGTGGTGATGAAAGGAAGCCGTGCAGATATATCAGCACCGGCCTTCCCTGAAGATCATTAGTTTGCATAGGCGGTGATTATAGCGCCCATATCGTCAATCGGGGGCGCTATGTAACCAGAAGCCTCAAACCGTGTGGGAATCACAGCAATGTGCGATTCAAACTGGCAAAGGCCCGCCCCATATCTACACGCATATCAGACCAGAAAGTAACACTGGTAAAGCGCTCCATGCGCCCACCCGGGCCATAGGCACCAAAGTTCTCACCGATATCGCGGCGATCCCGGAAGCGCATCACTGCATTGCCCTCTCGATCATAAAGAGTTCCAACCAGTACCCC
This DNA window, taken from Microbulbifer sp. MKSA007, encodes the following:
- the parE gene encoding DNA topoisomerase IV subunit B, whose translation is MANYSAEDIEVLTGLDPVRKRPGMYTDTARPNHLAQEVIDNSVDEALAGHAKKIEVVLHKDHSLSVSDNGRGMPVDIHPEQGRPGVEVILSTLHAGGKFSNDNYQFSGGLHGVGVSVVNALSKVLEVTIQRDGKVHRIGFKDGEKASDLEVVGECGKRTTGTSVRFLPDPQYFDSAKFSVVRLRHLLRAKAVLCPGLTVTFINEQDGESDEWYYEDGLKDYLAAANQGWEVLPAEPFVGSFAATTEAADWAVQWLPEGGEVTAESYVNLIPTAQGGTHVNGLRAGLLEAMREYCEIRNLLPRGIKLGPEDIWSQCSYVLSAKLADPQFSGQTKERLSSREATAFISGVAKDAFSLWLNQHTEEGDKLAELCIGNAQKRMRSAKKVARKKVTQGPALPGKLADCSSGDTTRSELFLVEGDSAGGSAKQARDREFQAIMPLRGKILNTWEVDSGEILASQEVHDIAVALGVDPGSDNLEGLRYNKICILADADSDGLHIATLLCALFLRHFRPLVTNGHVYVAMPPLFRIDIGKDVYYALDESEKQGILDRISAEKKKGKIQVTRFKGLGEMNPMQLRETTMDPNTRRLVQLYIDSGDDSNQLLDMLLAKKRAGDRKQWLESKGNLAEVG
- a CDS encoding YqiA/YcfP family alpha/beta fold hydrolase; protein product: MQTNDLQGRPVLIYLHGFLSSPQSFKCQLMRERLQAQYPHVTFCAPQIPPYTEEAQKSLVALVEDLLRQSDRGPIGLVGSSMGGFWCTYLGERFRLPAVLINPAVRPARFIPAYVGKVLKPYSGEEEEFRLTQVDVDAMQRVQAELEKPLQSRYWLLAQRGDEVLDYRDAQDFYQGQRQTIEDGGDHSFQEFARYCDPITEFLFNEQ